The Synechococcus sp. MVIR-18-1 region CTTCCTGCCATTGCTCAAGAGGACGGAAGTGCTGATGACCTCGGGGTGATGAGCATCAGCCTTAAGGATGTCGTCAAGCCAACCCTTGGTTTTCAAGGGGCACTGCAAGGAGCAGGCACGCCGAATCAAGCAGGTATTGGTGGGTTCTTGCCTCTCTCTGTTGGCGACAACAGCGTCTGGTTTCTTGATGTCCTCGCTAACGCCAACTTTGCTGACCGAGCTGGCGAGAGCAGCATCATCAACACCGATGTTGCAGGAACAACAATCAGCACCTCATCAAGACTTGGTTATCGCTGGCTTAATAGCGACCGCAGCTGGATGTTCGGGCTGAATGGCGGTTATGACAGCCGCCCGATGAATTCAGGGTCGACAGATACAGGGATTGACGTCAGCGGCAAAGAAAAGTCAGTCTTTTTTCAGCAAGTTGCTGTAAATGCAGAGGCAGTTAGTAATAGCTTTAATTTTAATGCCTATGCCCTAGTCCCTGTTGGTGATACTCAACAACGATTGAATCCCTATTACGAATCAGGGGCACTTGATAAGTATGGAATCGATGTTGGCTACTTCATTACTCCTGACCTCAATGCATCAGTTGGATATTATTATCAGGCAGGCGATGCACCCTGCGACCAAGCTGGAGGCAAGAATCCTGATGGGTCTGGCATCCTTGGGAAATTAGGCTATGAAATTACAGACGGATTAACCTTAGGCGGGTCGATTTCCTACGACAATGCATA contains the following coding sequences:
- a CDS encoding carbamoyl-phosphate synthase — protein: MLRRLSLGLLASAISIAALPAIAQEDGSADDLGVMSISLKDVVKPTLGFQGALQGAGTPNQAGIGGFLPLSVGDNSVWFLDVLANANFADRAGESSIINTDVAGTTISTSSRLGYRWLNSDRSWMFGLNGGYDSRPMNSGSTDTGIDVSGKEKSVFFQQVAVNAEAVSNSFNFNAYALVPVGDTQQRLNPYYESGALDKYGIDVGYFITPDLNASVGYYYQAGDAPCDQAGGKNPDGSGILGKLGYEITDGLTLGGSISYDNAYQTRVLGTISYRFFTENQSKAEKEKSSNIPVIKSLTQTPSNRNIFVHDSGSGCTPSADSPYPNGCFRSPNGIDACRCRLYSECCTKQCTPYDNDPNKPGVCTG